In the Primulina tabacum isolate GXHZ01 chromosome 7, ASM2559414v2, whole genome shotgun sequence genome, TATGTACACTACCATTATTTAGGTAATCCAAGTGATTACCTCCTTttgagatgaaagtgaagagcTGAAGTTCGCAGGATAACGCACAAATGGCGGCAATAACATAAGAATCAAATGTTGCAACAGGCCCTTGTTTCTTTCCCTGTTTACTGCCCGATTCTCTCTGGTTTCTATTGGCTCCTCGTAACTCTTCACTTGCTTTTCCAGGAAAAGAATTCGAACCTTTAGGTTGCTTGCTACCATTGGACTGTGCTTCATGACTGACACAGACTGTTAACACAACAAAAAGAAGGCGAGAGGAAAGTTCTACTGATGCACATGAATCTAAGAATAGTGAGTGGACCATCGTCCGGAGCTCAGCCACAGCAAGGTTTTTGGATGCAGATCCaaaaacatattgatttattctcATCTGTTCTCTGGAGTGCTCAGGTGGAAATGTCCTCTGAAGAATTGCTTCGACAGTAGCAACAAATATCTTCATCAGACAGGTTTCAGATGGACTTCCACGAGGAAGATACTCGAGGACTTTAAGAAGAGGAATGTATAAGTTCCATGATAATACAGGGGGCTGCAAAGGTGTTGCAACAACGATTTCAGGAAGATCGACCACAGAGGAACTCAAAGGAATCAAACCATAAGCAGCTTCCCATATTGTGCATATTCTCCATTCGACCTCTGGACCATGTGCGCAAAGCATGGATGCAATCCCTTGGGCGGTAGCTTCTACAGTAGCTTCTGCTGCAGGCACTTCCCTTTGCTGAAAATAAGTTGCAGATGCTAGTTAAAAGGAATGAGTCATAGTAAGAAGAGTATTCAGAGGCTAGTGCAGATGAAATACCTGCTTTCGATCTGATGAAATGTTACAACCTAAAGATTTGTGTTTTTCTTTCCCATCAACTTGACTCAAGGGAGGAAAGAGTAAAGCCGGTTGGGAAAGTATACGAAAAAGCAAAGCAGCTGCAGCATCTGCAGAAATCCCGGCTCTCATAGACATTGCAATCCCTATTGCACGCAAGAAATGCAATTGCATCCAGTTTCTAGGAAGcttcatcaataaacacaagcAATCAGGATTTCCTAAGGGAATTCGATACAGGCATCACATAAAAGATAGAAATATAACTAATTGACTAAATATGTTTTGCATTAGTATAATGTTTTGTAGCCTTGTGTTTTGAGTATATTTGAGGTAAAGCATTGTCAGGAATTCAAAATACAAGTGACCAATAACCATGAGAACAGGTCTCTGTAGGAAATCTGCAAAGACAACTAAAGACTAAAACGGATTGCACAGATAAATTCACAACAGCAAGGAAGGTCAATGCAATGCAGTTGCTAACGTTATCACAAGATATCATATTGCATCAACCTACAAGTTTAAAACTAAAATGATAAGAATATGAATAACAATATCCATGAtaaatagtttaaaaataaAGGGGAAAGGGATTAAGgggtaattatttttaatacaaGAGAGTGAAAATGCTCTATTTGACTCCTTAACATCACaataacaaatattataaaggtccattaattaaatatcacCCTGACAAACAAAATCACATCCAGTCCTCAAATGTCGGGTGAGGAGTGCATGGAATAGTTTCAAGAAAGGACCGTCTACCGTTTATTAACTCAAATCTTCACATTTTTCACCACATCCCAAACAGCCAATATCCCTCGGCAACCTCACCAATCAATTagcaagaaataaaaattacaaaGCAAGAGAGCTGATATATTTCTTTTCCTCGTCCTTGATGACAGGCATCCACATAAGAGACAGGTAAATTTAATTCAAATGATTCCAAGGAAAGTGAAGACTCTATTACAACTGTATAATGAACAGTTGAAACTTATTGTTACACATGATTGATGTTGAGATACTGTGGCAAAATAGATGTATTAATTTGACCTTACACATTAAAAAAATAGATGTATTAATGACCCCACACATTAAAAAAAGTGAACTCAATGAAAAACATTGCTTTTCTGGTCTTGCCACTAAATGTAAACAAGGACACTGAAGTCATGACTTGGATAAATTAAATCAGAATTGTCCAATAGATTTTACACATTATAGAAAATTTCTTCCATGAAACGCATGCCAAGCCTTGCTAGCATCCCCAGGAAAATCAATGCATCAGCTGAAGCTAAACGAGACTTGATCACCTTTTaaacatttgatatcaatctaaATATGACGAAACTATTACTAAATGATAAGTCATTTGTGATACCTATAGGTAAGGCAGTATAATTGATAATTGAAATATTGACACTAAAAATAGATAACTGTGTCGACCAAATATATGAGGAGacttcataaattcataaaggtccatttttttgaaaaagtcAGGCAGAAAATAGTAAATTTCCACAAAGAGTTACTGAAAATGAGAGTAGCAGCAgcaaaatggaaaaaaaagaaaCTTTAAGAGTATTATGATATGCATGAGGGCATCAAGCTCTGTGGAGACCGGTAACTTAAAAGGTGTTTCTTTCTTCAGGATTTATTCTGTTTCTTTTACCATAATATTTTTCATCATTTGCATGTGAGTATAGCTTACCCTCATGCCTGAGGCATAATCTTCCGCTGCACGAAGAAGCTCCACTAATTGTACAGCAGCATCAAGTGCATCTGGAGCCCAGGATGGCGGAGCTTCAAGCAGACCAAGAAGCAGCCTCTGTGTGGCACTTGGAGTAGCGATTGCATAATATCTAAGCCAGatgaaaaaaaatcaacaaaatgattgaacattttatAGCTTAGGTAAAACCATGTAAAAAACTACCGATGAAATAGGCGTGCATAGGGCTCAAGAGCAGGTAGACCAGCCACAAGATGCTCATCCATAGGTGTTGTTGGAGGAGGAAGTAAGAGTGCAGGAACAGCTGCTGCCGTCAGAGTAGCAGTCTCGTAACGAGCTACTTCCTCGTCGCATACACTGAGTATAACTCCAGCACCATTAGCAACAGCCCATCTTGGAGTTGATGGCATAAGTTGAGGATGCTTTCCAGATCCACGAGAAGCTGAGATATGATAATTAAATGATAGTCGTCCTCGTTGCAAAGCTAAAAATTATTCTAAGTTGTGATAGAAACTCAAAGATTTTAGAGGAAAGAAAGCTCACCAAATAAAATTAACATCACATAACTTTGTTTCATGGAAACTCTAGCAGTGAAAATATAAGATTCCAGATTAAGGGAAAAGTTCTAAGATTTGGTTGCAACGTCCCATCACTAATATTCTAATCAGCGTTGAAATCAAAAGATTTTCATACAATTAGGACCTGCTGAAATGACAACTGTCATGAAATCAACACACAAAGACTAGTTACGATAATAAACCTATCCTCAAATCTTCGTTGGAGTTTGTGATTAATATTTAAACAACTCAGATCAACAAGTTTTATTCATAATTATCACATATGATCTCGTACTTCCACTAgagtaattatattttgatggaGAATATATCATGGTTTTGTAACATTTTGGTTTATTTAGTTGGATTATCATTTCGTATTAGTGTGGTGCCCCTTGTACCTTGAAACGACAAACTCAGGTTGCTCAATAAGAACAATTGCACCTCTTGTATCTTGATATCATTTTGTATTTGTATGGCGCCCCTTTCATCACTCATTTTTATGCAATAGAATGAGCCAAACCATGGGAAGCAAACAAATTCTAAAAACATGAAGCACCGAATCATTGTGGAGGAGGTTTTTTTTTGCAATCAAGTGGAAAAAAGTAGTGTGTAAgtattttttaaacatatttaGTCTGCAATATCAGCGATCAAGTGGAAAGGAGTGTGACTAAGTAGTTTTTAACCTATTTAGTCCACTGTTGTTAAGCGGTGGCAATCATTGGTGAAAAAGTTCATTGAATAGTTATACAAGTTAGTTAATCGAGGGAACAGATGTTAGCATATCTTTGCTAAGGCACATGTtttgataaaatattatatgttgAGACTGAATTCATAGTATTTGTCCAAATTTGAAACACAACATTCTTTACTTCAATGTAAGGGGAGAACTcggaaaatatatattttttatttcattatagGAATAGGCATCTTAacctaataaaatataaatatatatatttttacatcCACACATGAAAAGTTACACTCACCCAAATTCCTTAGTTTCCACCCATTTCGCCCAGAGGCCCGTGTCATCAATCAAGTGTTGTTCAAAAATAGCTGATTCAGATATAtagatttttcttcaaaattacaGTTTGTGGAATGAGAAAATTTAATTCTCAAATATCGCAAGTCATTTTAGCTAATTTCATACCAAAAGTAGTTTTTGGTCCCCCTATCCTTTTCTTTAGTATACTTTCTACATCACTTCCCACGTTCTCATGGATACCTCCAACGATTGATGTTGAATGTGCTAAAACCAGTTTAGACATCCGATCCTAATTAATTCTTGAGGCGTTACTGCGGTCGCATTTAACTACTGTAAGAAAATAAATGTCTTCGATTTGAAATGTAAGTTAGATAAACTTAATtaataagataataataataataataataataataacaacaacaataacaataataataaaaataataacaaataataataataatcaacaaCATTGAATATTTTAGATTGGATCACTTTCTTATATAATGGATATAATAGCCAATATTCAATGGagttaaaattatcaaaaattggGAACACAATACtctaatttcaaaacataaataaaaccACCAATAAGATTATAGTTCAATTCCAATGACACTAAATCATATGCACATTAAGCTCATGGGTACACAGAATAATCTTGatgccaaaaatatttttattgtgtatgcTTTCTGGAGCATAACATGTGTGTCACATAAGTAAGATGTATAATGCTGAATAGATAAGTTGACTGACCTGTAGAAGGTGGTTTCAATTCTCCAGCTGCATATTTTCCCATGACTCCTCCACACCTGCACACATGTCATTAGGAAAAGAAGAGGTGGCTTAGATGCCAACTGTTTTAACTTCAAATTTGTATACAAGAACTGGATGTGGCACAGCTACTAAACATTGTGCTGCTGTACTAAACACTCTATGGCATTGGCAAATTATATAAACAAACCATTGACAACGAAAATGAACTTAAGTTATATTAGTAGTGGTTTGTATTTTTTGGCAATTTCTGTTAATCCTCACGAGGCAGAAAGACCTTCTTGGATACATATAATGTGTCTTGCATTATCGCAAAATTCCctatttgaaatcatgtttgaaactcttaatttaataacttactTCATAACTTTAGAAGTAATTTTTTGGAGTGCCACAGAGCCAAGCATTGACCGTCTGTGTGACCCCAGATATCAGTATCCAGTATACCTTTGTTTTGGCCATGATTGGGGCCACGACCCGCCCACAGACCCATTCTGTTGTTAGCATATCGCATTGTTAGAGTACACATGGAGATGTGCATGTCCGTGTGCTAGGCAGTAAACCTAGGGGGAGTCCGCACAGACTATGACACAAAATTGCTATGGCTCTGAGGCAGCATTTGAGAGTTGTATATGTCTTGTAGCACATGGACCCATGCACGGGGTGGTGCGCATTCAGGAAAAGGCTGGTGAGCTTCTGGCACGGACCCAACCACAGAGAGACAATGGGGTCTGTGGTAGTGTCTATAGATGTTTTTcagaaacttttcaaaaatCTACATTTTGATAGATGTCTATATATGTTGTTCAGAAACTTTTCAAAAAGCTACATTTTGGTAAGATGTGTTACATAGACTCCTGACATTATGTTTCTAAGATGTAAGCTTTGAAACTTCTCATACCACCGATCTATATACAAATTTGTGCTCCTCAATGCAAAATCTCGGTAGTGGCATAAGTTTTTTGCTTGATTCGTTGACTTCCATATGGAAGTTAACTTATTTATGGCTTCATAAGCACTTGGTTATAGTTGTGCAACTTTTTAAAAACCACTTTATTGAAGATTTACATAAGAAAAAAGTGTTTTCGATTGAGTTACGGTTTGGTTCTTTACGATTTTTAGTTGTTTGTTGTTTCTTGAGTTTCAGCAAGCACAACTGAGGTTTGTTTGCTGCAGTATGACTAGATATGATGAATAGTTAAGTTGACATCACTTTTGAAGTTTTGAAAAGCGAACAAATCTCGCGCTGCTTTGATAAATGACCTCTCCTTAAGCTTGAGCTTGTGAATGTTGTTGGGTAGTTGATTGATGTTGGTCGTTTAGAGTGATCCCTTGCACCATACCAATCATTCTAGTAGGTCATTTGATACAATAATGTATGTTACAATTGTGTAACATACAACACTTGTATTTGATGTTATACACCTACATAACATTATGTCTTTGCGTGAACGCATGACATTATGTTCTTATGTGAACTCATTGATTGCACTTTATGTAACTAATCAGAgcataaattcaaaatatgttttgttaACACGCACCTTTTATTTATATCGATACAAGGTAGCATTTTACACGTCGAGCCTCAATCCTTATTTAACCTTATATGTCTCTTGGATAAAGGAGTATTAGGGATTTTATGTAGTTGTGACTGGGGATTTTATGTAGTTGTGACTGGGGATTTTATGTAGTTGTGACTGACCTGTGACCTAGATATTTATCGATAAGCCATGGTCGATACAAGAACCCCGCATCAGAGATCGGAAGATGCAAGTGGTATGTTTATTGTGAAGTGTTGGTAATTGCATTGACTTAAAAATTATGCTATTGGCTGCAATAACTAGTCGCATATCGAGGCAAAGCCTGCTGGGGGCAAAgtgaataaatttaaaatccataaaccttgtggttcaaaacataaaatggaAGTTAACATCCTAATATGTGAACATGAATATGCGTCACTATGTCAGCAACTTTGTGTGTACATACATTCCGGATGCTATAATCTAACATCAATTCATGATAGTATAAAGTTTTCACCCACTTACCAGCGAAAATAATCACTTCTAATGCCTAGGGGGGCTGCAAGCAATATATCTGTTATCCAGGGAGATAATGGTCGCAGTGGTTTTCTCTCCGAATGTATGGGAGGCAAAGAATGTTCTCTATTACTAGCTGAAGCATCGTTTCCACTGCTACTTCTATCAGCTTCATTTTCCTGACGATCAATCTTCAAAATGGGTCTGTTGTAGTGAGTCAAAATTCTTAATATCTCCCCACATGCAAGAGCCCACTGCTCGGAATAATCGTTCTACAATTAAAGATTCAATCAATTCAGTCAAGTGTCTTTTAGACAAATCAAATGCGATTGAAGTGTTGAACTGACAACATAAAAGAGGAGAAACATGCTCCAAAAAGATTAGCCCCGAGTACGATATACATGAAGAAAATCAAAACAAGCTTTAAATAGAGATAGAGTCTGAATACCTCGCTGTTGGGATGCAACAGGGAAATGAAAGAGGCAAATGGGGGACCAGTCCTGTCGTATTCCAGAGTATTATCAAGAACACATGAAATAATAGGAAGAATAACAGCGTGACCATGCTCTGGATGATGAAGAACGAATGTGGCTGGAAAACAAACACAGAAGTTATCATGCAGCACAATCTAGCCTGGAAGAAGTATACATTGGGATAATCACAGTCACAATCAATTGTACTACTAGAAACAGAAAGTACCCAAAACATCGTCAAAGAGTCTATTCTCCTTGGATGGATATTGGCTACGGATAAGCTGCAAAACCAGCATATGTTACAAGTTAGAAATATGTGTATCGATATATGCATTTTTGACAGTTCACTAAACATCAAGGCAAACGTTCTAAGTGCCGCAGAAACAACATTCCTTGCACAATTGATCCATTGGAAAAAATCTTACTCGCAGTAATAGGGGAAAGAAAATACCTCTTCTATTTCATCAGGAAATTGTTCTGATGTGAACTGGCCAAAGTACTCAACATATGCAGTAGTTTGGGCCTGCAATAAGTACAAATGGAGTTTAGTGATTTCGAGATTGGCAATAGGCTAGCATGCATTATTTAAAGCCCAAGAACATAGAACAGAGAAGTGAGAATAAATGGAAAATTAAGAAATCAATTATGTCGCATATATCCAGTAGAACTATAAATGTCACCTGCTATCTTAAGGAGACAGTAAGTTATGGAGAATAATGCCTATATTTGGACACAACAATCACAGGATATCATCCACAGGGAAATCACACCTTTCGTTGTTCTGCATCTTGTggtggaggccaaaacaaggaGGAAAACTGCAGGCTGTCGATCCACCTCTCATTTGAAGTTGCCATAAGCCTTTATATCCAAACAGATGGACGCATTACAACATCCAGTATCCGAAGACAATAATCAAGCATGTCCACATATCCAAACACAACACTACAACATCAGACACTAATTTATCGCCTGTAGACTTCCAGATGAAATTATCCAAGATATCGCAACAGCCCTGCAAATATAACAGAAAAGATCACAGTCTTACTCTAAAACAGAAACACTGAACTAACTTGTGGATATATTCAACAACTTTATTAGATCATATCCCAGTATTCGATGAATCAATAAAAACACTAACTTTGATAGCTCCACATATCACACATGTAATGACAACAAGAAGTCACGATATTAAATCTACCACTCCCAAAAGTACATCTATtcaatcttttaaaaaaaaatcatgttcaGCCTACCAAAAACGGCACAAATAAAGCATCTCAAATAAACTCTTCTTCCAGTATATTCCAGATTTAAagttaagtaaaataaaaacacaATCGGACCAAAAATAACATCAACATATATACATCAATTCCTTGAGAAGAAAATTACGAAAAATCTAAATTCAGACTTTTTTCAGGCTACTAAGTAGAAAAATTCCATAATCTTCCAAATTATCGACAAAGAAAAAAATCAGTACCTTGTATCAGCTTCAACGGAGAGATTAACCGTGTTAATCAAGCAATTATTAGAGTAATAGCAACAACAAATATCAAAAAAGGAGATTGGATTCGGAAGAATGAAGATTTTTTGGGTGGCTAGGTGGAGAGAGAATAGAGAGAGAGAGGAtggtgagagagagagaggagaTCTTTAGCTGTGCTCTCTCAAATGCATACGTGGAGATGATATTTTCCTCTTGCCTAACGAGGCCATGTGGCATACCCATCTCATGATGTGCATGCATCCTTTTACCCCATCATCATGTCGACCCATGCCCATCATTCCATGAAAAACTatcttttctcttttttttctttttctttttattttattctgcaaattttattttgttgatttgatttgttttattcatatttaatttgtaaaaaaataaattcaattagaatATATTTGAATATACACAATCTATTTTATTAAACATGATGATTTGATTCATACGTatagtaaaaacaatattttttcaataGGCAGGTCAGATAGAAGAACAGTCTCACGAATTGATCAATGTTATAATCTCATAGAAGTTTTTGtgttgaaatattattttaaaaatagattTCAAATCATTTTGATTAATAATTGATAGATAGATGATTCTTGAAATGATACAATGATCGGAGAGTGTTTGAAAAACGACGACGTTTggtcaaatatttttatttttgataaatcattttttaaaacatatttattaatcaatatgtacaaataaatatttaaaagctaTTTACTTCTCGAGATATAAAATACTTGATGATTAATGTTTATGTGAACCCAAAGATCTAAAAACTGCGAAGTGTTGTGAAACGTCGCGATTAAGCGTCAAGTTTTACAAAATTAAGCAGGTTTAGTACGTGATTGcgtgaaaaaatatttgtagttttattatgattttgattatatCACGTCAATTAATAGATTAAATAaaacgtaaacatataaattttaagaataaatgCATAAATGTTTAAGTTATACAAAAAACATTAGTTTCAAAATCACAAGTTTTTGTCGATCGTTGTTGGGTCAGGTTTAGTCttttatttacaaataaatgaaGAATTCATTACAATTTTACTTCGATTCTTATAGGATTTCTTTtgcttaaaattttatattattaaatatttattattaataaatttaaaatttatattaaaaaaacataatttaaaatcttatcccaaaaaaattgtgttttttCCTGCTTTTTATCACTTAATATGATCGACCAAAGTGTTGATCGTTTTTTCCACGCTTTTGGTCTTAGAAAAGCTTTTTCTCAACACTTCATACTTAATTACATATTTTTACGCTTTTTAGAACATTGTGTGTACCTTTATGAATTATGATAACATTTtgtcaattaaaattttgttttttttcgaTATTACGATTATCGTCTATCAAAAGTCAGAACTAGGAATAACAATAAAAGTTATAACTAGATATAACAGTACAACttagatattttaaatcatataacaaTTCAACCGTTAGGTTTCGGTCGGTTTATGTATAGATAAATTATTGCACCTCGACAATCTTCTTCTCAATAATTAAACTTCTTGCAATCATGAGAATCGAACTATTGACCTTGAATTTTATACCAATTGTAAACTTGAATGTTTGTCGATTTACCAAAAAGCAAATTTGGTGGTAACgatgcaactcaaatttttaaaatttttcagcAATGAGACAATATAACGAATTATATTTGTTTGACGGGTCGACCTAGTTCAtatcttaaattaaaaataatatttttgacataaaaaataatattttttcatggtttGAGTCAGATAGAAGaatcttctggaaaaattgAGTCATGAGACAATCTCATataagttaaaaataaaaatttatgcacACACATGTCCATGTGAATTTAATTGCTCAAGATTCATGATGTGAATCTATTGGTCAAGATTGGACGTAGGATTTTTAtcttaaaatatctttattaAGAGTGTTGAGTTAAACGTGTACGAGTTAGAGTAATAATGTGATGATTAGCCTATTGAGAAGTTATCATTACATCAAGTTGTTGATATTGCGCcgcttgatctggttggctaGTTAGATCGAAAAAGAGTGACGTCACATCTCAACGGGTAATATTGTCTCTGCTGGGGACACGACCGACAGTAGGAACAAGGCAAGACTGATCTCTAAAGGATATGATAAAGCACCAACAAATAGACACACACCTCCCCAAACTCATGAGCCTAACATCCTGATCTATTAGCATTCAAATAGGTGCACTTCTCACTGCCATGAATATAGAAAAATATAGTTGTGTATTAACTAACAATTATAtcttttaaactatttataaGCTACTGATCATAACAACGACTATAATTAATTCAAATTAGACATCCcattggaaaaataaaaataaaaaaattaaccaTCTTACTAATCACAATATTAGATGACTAATTTGCTATATAATCAATCGATTGTCCAATCCTTGTATAAATTTATCTCcataaaatattcttatattcATTCATGTAACGTATTAGATTACACACACGTAACGTAACATTACAATACACGTAGCAGTGTGGTCcctaataaatttatatattatatttaagtaAAACTCgctatattaaataatttgttgCTGTGGTGAAGTCTGTCATATTAATTATCCGTAATTTTCTCTATTTAGACCCttattttatctttaatttCAATCCATCAACCAAATaatacaaattatttaatatttaacgtataatagatatttatatatttagattcttttattttattcaaattaaaaCGCATTACATatcatcaaaaaaattatagaaaaattaatattatttatgtaTGCATTGAAAGCTAAGTAGTAATTACAATGAACCGACAGGCAAAAAGTCATGTTTGCATCAAGTGCCTATTTCATTCTAAGTTTATTCAATTGATttgcaattttattttttgtcaaCTATAAGCtttccaaaaaaataaatatggcTGTCACAATATTTATAACTGGAAAATACCATAAAACTAACCATTTTGgtcataataaaatatttatattgtcACTCTACTAATTCTTCGATTCTTTCCCCGATCAATTTTCAGTTTGCACCTGCTTGTCTTTGCACTCTTGTTTTATGAAatacatgtattttttttatgtcgTAAATTGAAAGATTATACCAACTCCATTTACTGAATGACCCGTATATTATTCACATATTACAAATTTCCTTCCACTTAAGAATGaaatagaagaaaaagaaaatatcaaCTTTGAGTAGGTTTCGTGTGAGAAtatcaataatatatatatgtgacACGAACTGATTTAGTTTAAACTtacagtaaaaaaataatattttaagctaaaaataaatatttttcatgagttgAGTCAGGTTAAAGAACTAAAATTACATGTATAACCCAGTCAATTGACCTAAAACCTAAAACCAAAAGGGATAAAATAGaacttttaattttcaattGACATATCATCAATTTCCAGTTTTATCGTGTATGAGTATGTTGTATAACATCTAATTTACACGCCTATCGTAGgcattatataaaaaatatatttttaaataagtacACTGATGCGATCCTGGTTAAATGagtgagcagggtcgggtgttccaccggatctgctatcaaaatgatgaaggaaacaagagcaatgtagatatctgaaccaGAAGCTTCTTTCCCGGACGGAGAGGATTTCCTGCACTCAAgaaggtaaccacgtgaatgggcgccggaggggtgtccggcgtggccactccgatgcttaagtcagcagggtactcaagcaataaaaccaatgtagccaagtgatggctgtgagattggtgtgaatgaatgaatCATTCTCCAGAACtagagaagaagaggaagccaAAAGTCCCTCGAATGAAttacatacctgctatttataggaaaggAAAATCAAGGATTACCTCGATTTGCGCGTACACCTACCACTCATAGCCTTTGATGTTGACTTCCTGTCACGCCACCCTACTTTTCCATCATATCACATCAATAGGATTATGTCAGGTACGCTTCTCGAGACAAGATCTTATCTTCTGAATCACTCGAGTGTGGTACTGATATCGAGGTAGCCCGGGTAGAATGCCTCCCAGGGGCTTACATAAGAGCCCGGGCGTCTGGTTGCTCGGGGAGTAGAGCCCGGGCTTGCACCTGCCCGGCTTCAGAAGAATCCATCATGCAGACTCACTCGGATTTGGGA is a window encoding:
- the LOC142551410 gene encoding protein GIGANTEA-like, producing MATSNERWIDSLQFSSLFWPPPQDAEQRKAQTTAYVEYFGQFTSEQFPDEIEELIRSQYPSKENRLFDDVLATFVLHHPEHGHAVILPIISCVLDNTLEYDRTGPPFASFISLLHPNSENDYSEQWALACGEILRILTHYNRPILKIDRQENEADRSSSGNDASASNREHSLPPIHSERKPLRPLSPWITDILLAAPLGIRSDYFRWCGGVMGKYAAGELKPPSTASRGSGKHPQLMPSTPRWAVANGAGVILSVCDEEVARYETATLTAAAVPALLLPPPTTPMDEHLVAGLPALEPYARLFHRYYAIATPSATQRLLLGLLEAPPSWAPDALDAAVQLVELLRAAEDYASGMRLPRNWMQLHFLRAIGIAMSMRAGISADAAAALLFRILSQPALLFPPLSQVDGKEKHKSLGCNISSDRKQQREVPAAEATVEATAQGIASMLCAHGPEVEWRICTIWEAAYGLIPLSSSVVDLPEIVVATPLQPPVLSWNLYIPLLKVLEYLPRGSPSETCLMKIFVATVEAILQRTFPPEHSREQMRINQYVFGSASKNLAVAELRTMVHSLFLDSCASVELSSRLLFVVLTVCVSHEAQSNGSKQPKGSNSFPGKASEELRGANRNQRESGSKQGKKQGPVATFDSYVIAAICALSCELQLFTFISKGGNHLDYLNNGSVHKPAKVNDPSNELRNGTDSAVYHTCRILAILEALFSLKPSAIGASWSYSSIEIVAAAMVAAHVSDVFRRSKACMRALSILMRCKWDNEIYTRASSLFNLIDIHGKAVASIVDKAEPLEAHLLHVPLSKEMPSCLPGNGSNTCARCFPSESVHPCTLPCENCSKTSLNCVENDSIEAEKCIIGKGMATFPTDASDLANFLTMDRHIGFNCNAQVLLRSVLTEKQELCFSVVSLLLHKLIVSPETQPSAVSTSAQQGWRQVVDALCNVVLASPAKATAAVVLQAERELKPWITKDDDLGQKMWRINQRIVKVIVELMRNHEAPESLVILASASDVLLRATDGMLVDGEACTLPQLELLEVTARAVQPVLEWGESGSSVVDGLTNLLKCRLPATVRCVSHPSAHVRALSTSVLRAILNAGSSIKQMDINGIHKDHCHQYLNTGDTSWLSDIEKCLTWEAHSRIASGLPIHFVDAAAKELGCNITF